The following are from one region of the Mesorhizobium sp. B2-8-5 genome:
- a CDS encoding MFS transporter yields the protein MNHSYRWVIVAAGALMTCVALGAMFSLAIFLEPMSLDTNWSRTGISSAMTLNFLVMGLGGFAWGAIYDRVGARPVVLAGAVLLGLSLVVASRANSLLVFQLSYGVIVGLAASAFFAPMIALTTAWFDTNRSLAVSLVSAGMGVAPMTISPFARWLITAYDWRTAMFDIGIMAWVLLLPAVFLVRQPAAAITTADGTPAPAADDPGMSVGQALRSPQFIVLGLTFFACCAAHSGPIFHMVSYAMSCGVAPMAAVSIYSVEGLAGLGGRILYGVLGDRLGVKPVLVAGLAIQGLVIAAYLTVGQLDQFYLLAVIFGATYGGVMPLYAVLAREYFGLRIIGTILGAATMLSSLGMSLGPLAGGMIYDATASYHWLFIGSALIGLGAAGIAIAFPPQPSRQKLQMA from the coding sequence ATGAACCATTCCTATCGTTGGGTCATCGTCGCGGCGGGCGCGCTGATGACCTGCGTGGCGCTCGGCGCCATGTTTTCGCTGGCGATCTTTCTGGAGCCGATGTCGCTCGACACGAACTGGTCGCGCACCGGCATTTCCAGCGCCATGACCTTGAACTTCCTGGTGATGGGCCTCGGCGGCTTCGCCTGGGGCGCGATCTATGACCGGGTCGGCGCGCGGCCCGTGGTGCTTGCGGGCGCGGTGCTGCTCGGCCTGTCGCTGGTGGTGGCGAGCCGCGCCAATTCGCTGTTGGTCTTCCAGCTCAGCTATGGCGTGATCGTGGGCCTTGCGGCCAGCGCCTTCTTCGCGCCGATGATCGCGCTCACCACCGCCTGGTTCGACACCAACCGCAGCCTGGCCGTCTCGCTGGTCTCGGCCGGCATGGGCGTCGCGCCGATGACCATCTCGCCCTTCGCGCGCTGGCTGATCACGGCCTATGATTGGCGCACCGCCATGTTCGATATCGGCATCATGGCCTGGGTGCTGCTCTTGCCCGCCGTCTTCCTGGTGCGCCAACCCGCGGCGGCAATCACTACCGCCGATGGGACGCCGGCGCCCGCCGCCGACGATCCCGGCATGAGCGTCGGCCAGGCGCTGCGCTCGCCGCAATTCATCGTGCTGGGCTTGACCTTCTTCGCCTGCTGCGCAGCGCATTCGGGCCCGATCTTCCACATGGTGAGCTATGCCATGTCCTGCGGCGTGGCGCCGATGGCGGCCGTATCGATCTACAGCGTCGAGGGGCTCGCCGGCCTTGGCGGGCGCATTCTCTATGGCGTGCTCGGCGACCGGCTGGGCGTGAAGCCGGTGCTGGTCGCCGGGCTCGCCATCCAGGGGCTGGTGATCGCCGCTTATCTCACCGTCGGCCAGCTCGACCAGTTCTACCTTCTGGCCGTCATCTTCGGCGCCACCTATGGCGGCGTGATGCCGCTTTACGCTGTGCTGGCGCGCGAATATTTCGGCCTGCGCATCATCGGCACCATCCTCGGCGCGGCCACGATGCTCTCCAGCCTCGGCATGTCGCTGGGGCCGCTGGCCGGCGGCATGATCTACGACGCCACCGCCAGCTATCACTGGCTGTTCATCGGCTCGGCACTGATCGGGCTGGGCGCGGCCGGCATCGCCATCGCCTTCCCGCCGCAGCCCAGTCGGCAGAAGCTGCAGATGGCGTGA
- a CDS encoding carboxymuconolactone decarboxylase family protein, producing MLATPLLANADDYDATLTDIQSTMGGVPSFVKQFPKAGLPGAWAEVKAIELSDKTALPPKVKSLISLAVAAQIPCSYCIWSDTQDAKRAGATDEEIQEAVAMAALTRHWSTIFNGMQVDFEQFKKEMGGQ from the coding sequence ATGCTCGCGACGCCGTTGCTTGCCAATGCCGACGATTACGATGCGACGCTGACGGACATCCAGTCGACGATGGGCGGCGTGCCGAGCTTCGTGAAACAGTTCCCGAAAGCCGGTCTGCCCGGCGCATGGGCCGAGGTCAAGGCCATCGAGCTCAGCGACAAGACGGCGCTGCCGCCGAAGGTCAAGTCGCTGATCTCGCTGGCGGTCGCGGCGCAGATTCCCTGCAGCTACTGCATCTGGTCGGACACGCAGGACGCCAAGCGCGCCGGCGCCACCGACGAGGAGATCCAGGAAGCCGTCGCCATGGCGGCTCTGACCCGCCACTGGAGCACCATCTTCAACGGCATGCAGGTCGACTTCGAGCAGTTCAAGAAGGAGATGGGCGGGCAGTGA
- a CDS encoding DUF922 domain-containing Zn-dependent protease, translating to MKPALLLAALLSSTPALADWKPVEKIETYAVSGQSAEQLYLSIGEKGPVIGKDSAGNARRVIAHTFFKLTWQRDYQPQGNACVLKTARPKLIITYTLPKPAGKLGSALQGRWDAFAAGLIAHEKVHGAGIVDMVDKIVAFSTGLTAQNDPGCKKVRAELTAYLDQLSKAQRQDSRDFDKVEFGRDGNMLKLIAAFLGAAPKN from the coding sequence ATGAAGCCCGCCCTCCTCCTCGCCGCCCTGCTTTCGTCCACGCCGGCGCTCGCCGACTGGAAACCCGTCGAGAAAATCGAGACCTATGCCGTCTCAGGCCAGAGCGCCGAACAGCTTTATCTCTCGATCGGGGAGAAAGGGCCGGTGATCGGCAAAGATTCGGCCGGCAACGCGCGGCGCGTGATCGCGCATACTTTCTTCAAGCTGACCTGGCAGCGCGACTACCAGCCGCAAGGCAATGCTTGCGTGCTGAAGACGGCGCGGCCGAAGCTGATCATCACCTACACGCTGCCCAAGCCGGCGGGAAAGCTTGGCTCAGCCTTGCAGGGGCGCTGGGACGCCTTCGCCGCCGGGCTGATCGCGCATGAGAAGGTGCACGGCGCCGGCATCGTCGACATGGTGGACAAGATCGTCGCCTTCAGCACTGGCCTTACCGCCCAGAACGATCCCGGCTGCAAGAAGGTCAGGGCGGAACTGACGGCCTATCTCGACCAGCTCTCCAAGGCGCAGCGCCAGGACAGCCGCGACTTCGACAAGGTCGAGTTCGGGCGGGACGGCAACATGCTGAAGCTGATCGCGGCGTTTCTGGGCGCCGCGCCTAAAAACTGA
- a CDS encoding VOC family protein — MELYRGRLIDHLHLVVRDLEASRHFYGAVLEVLGIPIGGEAEDYFWVDELFISGIDSRASRGALTGRHHFAFQAKDRAMVDAFYQAGLAAGGKDNGAPGERHYHPGYYACFLLDPDGNNIEAVFHGEAKRSAAAVEISF; from the coding sequence ATGGAACTCTATCGCGGCCGGCTCATCGACCATCTGCACCTGGTGGTGCGCGACCTTGAGGCCAGCCGGCATTTCTATGGCGCGGTGCTTGAGGTGCTGGGCATCCCGATCGGCGGCGAAGCCGAGGATTACTTCTGGGTGGACGAGCTGTTCATTTCCGGCATCGACAGCCGCGCGTCGCGCGGCGCGCTCACCGGCCGCCACCATTTCGCTTTCCAGGCCAAGGACCGCGCCATGGTCGACGCTTTCTACCAGGCGGGGCTCGCCGCCGGCGGCAAGGACAATGGCGCGCCGGGCGAACGCCACTACCATCCCGGCTACTACGCCTGCTTCCTGCTCGACCCCGACGGCAACAACATCGAGGCGGTGTTCCACGGCGAAGCGAAGCGAAGTGCTGCGGCGGTGGAGATCAGTTTTTAG
- a CDS encoding DUF2270 domain-containing protein: MSQTRAAKPTDAAWPTEAAAPAKSTEAAAPPRASDTLALKLSSPEFTTTLSHFHRAEIARMAGWRDRLDRTSNWAITVVAAMLSVSLSTPSAHHGVLLFAMLLITLLLWIEARRYRFFDVYRARVRQFERYYFAQIFSPQPDYASNWLAILGEGLRSPRFLISQRAALIRRLRRNYIFMYTILLLAWILKITTPSLSREGSPIGFGASLVDTFRVATLGPIPGVVVVCGVAACYLALLAAAFLVRADDGELSFGDVHV; encoded by the coding sequence ATGTCCCAGACAAGGGCCGCAAAACCAACCGACGCGGCTTGGCCGACAGAGGCGGCCGCGCCAGCAAAATCAACCGAAGCGGCCGCGCCGCCGCGCGCTTCCGATACGCTGGCGCTGAAGCTTAGTTCTCCCGAATTCACCACGACGCTGTCGCATTTCCATCGCGCCGAGATCGCGCGCATGGCGGGCTGGCGCGACCGGCTCGACCGCACCAGCAACTGGGCGATCACCGTGGTGGCGGCGATGCTGTCGGTGTCGCTGTCGACGCCCAGCGCGCATCACGGCGTGCTTTTGTTCGCCATGCTTTTGATCACCCTGCTTTTGTGGATCGAGGCGCGGCGCTACCGCTTTTTCGACGTCTACCGCGCCCGCGTGCGGCAGTTCGAGCGCTATTACTTCGCCCAGATCTTTTCGCCGCAGCCCGACTATGCCTCCAATTGGCTCGCCATCCTCGGCGAAGGCCTGCGCTCGCCGCGTTTCCTGATCTCGCAGCGCGCGGCGCTGATCAGGCGGCTGCGCCGCAACTACATCTTCATGTACACGATCCTGCTGCTAGCCTGGATCCTGAAGATCACCACGCCGAGCCTGTCGCGCGAAGGCTCTCCGATCGGCTTCGGTGCCTCGCTCGTGGACACGTTCCGGGTAGCGACACTGGGCCCCATCCCTGGCGTCGTCGTCGTGTGCGGGGTGGCCGCCTGCTATCTCGCGCTGCTTGCCGCCGCGTTCCTGGTCCGCGCCGATGACGGCGAGCTGTCCTTCGGCGACGTGCATGTGTGA
- a CDS encoding cation:proton antiporter, protein MPVVAFAAEKTGMSSEGIFVAELILLLVVGRGIGEVLEILGQPAVMGQLIGGILLGPSLLGWVWPAAERLVFAGDASQKSMINAIAQLGVLMLLLLTGMETDLRLVRRVGRACFSISAAGVAMPFALGFVAAQFMPATLLAAGSERIVAGLFLGTALSISSVKIVAMVVRDMNFMRRDLGQIIVSSAIIEDTIGWVIIAITIGIATKGRIEIGSLAFTIAGVAAFMAFSFTLGRRIVFDAIRWTNDTFRSEYAVVTVILAIMGAMALITDLIGVHTVLGAFVAGILVGESPILSRHIEGQLRGIITALFMPVFFGVAGLSADLTVLIDPQLALLTVALVVIASIGKFGGAFIGAEVAGMSRAEGIAVGCGMNARGSTEVIVASIGLSMGVLSHNLFTMIVTMAVITTLIMPPTLRWALRRLPIGEKEKKRLEREEVDQRGFVAGLERLLVVVDEGVVGRFAAYLAGVIGAGKPTTVLHSSGEIDAEPTEGLHLEEIEKGAEDSREAAKKGDETPAREAPVTRRQHEVLSAEAVAKEARKGYGMLLVGLGRAVTPKGGFSHRLNEVAGAFDGPLCLVLKPAAAGRQMPRLGPGSGKILVPVNGTAVARRGAELALAIAAVTGAPVKMLYVARVGRDEPRDTVSHRRREAVLKDIVALADRYGVEIETAIRSRAAAADAIARQAGRSVALIVMGVARRQGEELIFGETTTAVLRRGPCPVVLISDERVKRDESDREAVRTGTGAG, encoded by the coding sequence ATGCCCGTCGTCGCCTTCGCCGCCGAGAAGACCGGCATGTCCTCGGAAGGCATTTTCGTCGCCGAACTCATCCTGCTCCTTGTCGTCGGTCGCGGCATCGGCGAGGTTCTGGAAATACTGGGCCAGCCGGCGGTGATGGGACAGCTGATCGGCGGCATCCTGCTTGGGCCTTCGCTGCTTGGCTGGGTCTGGCCGGCGGCCGAGCGGCTGGTCTTTGCCGGTGACGCCTCGCAAAAGTCGATGATCAACGCCATCGCCCAACTCGGCGTCTTGATGCTGCTCCTGCTCACCGGCATGGAGACCGATTTGAGGTTGGTGCGCCGCGTCGGCCGCGCCTGCTTTTCCATCTCGGCCGCGGGCGTGGCCATGCCTTTCGCGCTCGGCTTCGTCGCCGCCCAGTTCATGCCGGCCACGCTGCTTGCCGCCGGCAGCGAGCGCATCGTCGCCGGGCTGTTCCTCGGCACCGCGCTCTCCATATCCTCGGTCAAGATCGTCGCCATGGTGGTGCGCGACATGAACTTCATGCGCCGCGACCTCGGCCAGATCATCGTCTCCTCGGCCATCATCGAGGACACGATCGGCTGGGTGATCATCGCCATCACCATCGGCATCGCCACCAAGGGGCGCATCGAGATCGGCAGCCTGGCCTTCACCATCGCCGGCGTCGCCGCCTTCATGGCGTTTTCCTTCACGCTAGGGCGCCGCATCGTCTTCGACGCCATCCGCTGGACAAACGATACTTTCCGCTCGGAATACGCGGTCGTCACCGTCATCCTCGCCATCATGGGCGCCATGGCTTTGATCACCGACCTGATCGGCGTGCACACCGTGCTCGGCGCCTTCGTCGCCGGCATTTTGGTGGGCGAGTCGCCCATCTTGTCGCGCCACATCGAAGGGCAGTTGCGCGGCATCATCACCGCGCTGTTCATGCCGGTCTTCTTCGGCGTCGCCGGCCTGTCGGCCGATCTCACCGTGCTTATCGATCCGCAGCTCGCGCTACTCACCGTGGCGCTGGTGGTGATCGCCTCGATCGGCAAGTTCGGCGGCGCCTTCATTGGCGCGGAAGTCGCCGGCATGAGCCGCGCCGAAGGCATCGCTGTCGGCTGCGGCATGAATGCGCGAGGTTCCACGGAGGTCATCGTCGCTTCGATCGGCCTGTCGATGGGCGTACTTTCGCATAACCTCTTCACCATGATCGTCACCATGGCGGTCATCACCACTTTGATCATGCCGCCGACCTTGCGCTGGGCGTTGCGTCGCCTGCCGATCGGCGAGAAGGAAAAGAAGCGGCTGGAGCGCGAGGAGGTCGACCAGCGCGGATTCGTCGCCGGTCTGGAGCGGCTTCTGGTGGTGGTCGACGAGGGCGTCGTCGGCCGCTTCGCCGCCTATCTTGCCGGCGTCATCGGCGCCGGCAAGCCGACGACGGTGCTGCATTCCAGCGGCGAGATCGATGCCGAGCCGACCGAGGGGCTGCATCTGGAGGAGATCGAGAAGGGTGCGGAGGACAGCCGCGAGGCGGCGAAAAAGGGCGACGAGACGCCGGCGCGCGAAGCGCCGGTCACCCGCCGCCAGCACGAGGTGCTTTCGGCCGAGGCGGTCGCCAAGGAGGCGCGCAAGGGCTACGGCATGCTGCTCGTCGGCCTCGGCCGCGCGGTCACCCCCAAGGGCGGCTTCTCGCATCGGCTGAATGAAGTCGCCGGCGCATTTGACGGGCCGCTCTGCCTGGTGTTGAAGCCGGCGGCCGCTGGCCGCCAGATGCCTCGGCTCGGCCCGGGATCCGGCAAGATACTGGTGCCTGTCAACGGCACGGCGGTTGCGCGCCGAGGCGCCGAACTGGCTTTGGCCATCGCCGCCGTCACCGGCGCGCCGGTCAAGATGCTCTATGTCGCCAGGGTCGGCCGCGACGAGCCGCGCGACACGGTCTCGCATCGCCGCCGAGAAGCGGTGTTGAAGGACATCGTGGCCCTTGCCGACCGCTACGGCGTCGAGATCGAGACGGCAATCCGCTCGCGGGCCGCCGCCGCCGATGCCATCGCCCGCCAGGCCGGCCGCAGCGTGGCGTTGATCGTCATGGGCGTGGCGCGGCGCCAGGGCGAGGAGCTGATTTTCGGCGAGACGACGACGGCCGTCCTGCGCCGCGGCCCATGCCCGGTGGTGCTGATCTCCGACGAGCGGGTGAAACGCGACGAGAGCGACCGCGAGGCCGTACGCACGGGGACTGGGGCAGGGTGA
- a CDS encoding flavin-containing monooxygenase, producing the protein MDTNVVIVGAGPAGLAVAACLKQAGQDFVILEKASEVAPAWRRHYRRLHLHTVKSFSSLPFVPFPKSHPRYVPREKVVDYLDAYAGRFGLKPRFGVTVKSVHREGERLLVQTNAGLFDARKVVVATGNNAEPITPRFPGIEAFKGKVLHSAAYTEAAPYVGKDVLVVGMGNTGAEIALDLAESGARPTISVRKGVHIVPRQLFGVPIQMVGIASRPMPQALNDWMFPKILDLALGKLERYGIVRPKQGILQGIEAGRIPVIDVGTVAAIKAGRIGIAPDIASFTADGVKFVDRVEKKFDAAIFATGYRPAYDGFLPAELRPDKSGVNARATELGVYLVGFYNPVTGLLREIGIEAKAVAKDIAGQ; encoded by the coding sequence TTGGACACCAATGTCGTCATCGTCGGCGCCGGCCCTGCCGGGCTCGCCGTCGCGGCCTGCCTCAAACAGGCGGGGCAGGATTTCGTCATTCTGGAAAAGGCCAGTGAGGTTGCACCGGCCTGGCGGCGGCATTACCGGCGGCTGCATCTGCACACGGTGAAATCCTTCTCCTCGCTGCCCTTCGTGCCGTTCCCGAAAAGCCATCCGCGCTACGTGCCGCGCGAAAAAGTGGTCGATTATCTCGACGCTTATGCCGGGCGTTTCGGGCTCAAGCCGCGCTTCGGCGTCACCGTCAAATCGGTCCACCGCGAAGGCGAGCGCCTGCTGGTCCAGACCAATGCCGGGCTGTTCGATGCACGCAAAGTGGTGGTGGCCACCGGCAACAATGCCGAGCCCATCACGCCACGCTTCCCCGGCATCGAGGCCTTCAAGGGCAAGGTGCTGCACAGCGCCGCCTATACTGAGGCCGCGCCTTACGTCGGCAAGGACGTGCTGGTCGTCGGCATGGGCAATACGGGCGCGGAAATCGCGCTCGACCTCGCCGAAAGCGGCGCCAGGCCCACCATCTCGGTGCGCAAGGGCGTCCACATTGTGCCGCGCCAGCTGTTCGGCGTGCCGATCCAGATGGTGGGCATCGCCAGCCGGCCGATGCCGCAGGCGCTGAACGACTGGATGTTTCCGAAAATCCTCGATCTGGCGCTGGGCAAGCTGGAGAGATACGGCATCGTGCGGCCGAAACAGGGCATCCTGCAAGGGATCGAAGCCGGCCGCATTCCGGTGATCGATGTCGGCACGGTGGCGGCGATCAAGGCCGGCCGGATCGGCATCGCGCCGGATATCGCAAGCTTCACCGCCGACGGCGTGAAGTTCGTCGATCGCGTTGAGAAGAAATTCGACGCGGCGATTTTCGCCACGGGCTACCGCCCGGCCTATGACGGCTTCCTCCCGGCGGAGCTCAGGCCGGACAAGAGCGGCGTGAATGCTCGCGCGACGGAGCTCGGCGTCTATCTCGTCGGTTTCTATAACCCGGTCACCGGCCTGCTGCGCGAGATCGGCATCGAGGCGAAGGCGGTGGCGAAGGATATCGCAGGGCAGTGA
- a CDS encoding amidase translates to MTATLATDTTFLTATQLAAAIRERSVSASEAMEAQLERIAAVNPLLNAIITLDEKAARDGARAADEAIARGKTVGPLHGVPITLKDGHATAGMRTTIGLRAWADHVPTVDSTIAARLRKAGAIIIGKTNVPPRLRDLQTVNPIFGRTGNPWDVTRTPGGSSGGAAAAVAAGLAPLEIGSDAGGSIRVPAHLCGVYGFKPTQATVPITGSYADPPDIPRSFRLLFDIGPLARGVDDLILAHRVIAGADGLDTEVPPVATDEEPEPPLDRLRIAFAPEFPGVPTARDIADAIAGLASAIDASGARVGQALPSHDFAAERALFSDFITWYSQAFQPPLENSPTLSTYLEALNQRDEFIYAWERLFGDWDVLVCPAMMCTAFRHREMGMPIPVDGVETPYWSALSHACRFNLTGHPAVVIPIGLDREGLPIGAQLVGRRHSDMKLLAAAKALSRLTDGFVRPPGL, encoded by the coding sequence ATGACCGCCACTCTTGCCACCGACACCACCTTCCTGACCGCCACCCAACTGGCGGCGGCGATCCGCGAGCGGAGCGTGAGCGCAAGCGAGGCGATGGAGGCGCAGCTGGAGCGGATCGCCGCCGTCAATCCGCTCCTCAATGCCATTATCACCCTCGACGAGAAGGCCGCGCGCGACGGCGCCAGGGCAGCCGACGAAGCCATTGCGCGCGGCAAGACCGTCGGGCCGCTGCACGGCGTGCCGATTACGCTAAAGGACGGCCACGCCACCGCCGGCATGCGCACCACGATCGGCCTGAGGGCCTGGGCCGACCATGTACCGACGGTTGACAGCACCATTGCCGCGCGCCTGCGCAAGGCCGGCGCCATCATCATCGGCAAGACTAATGTGCCGCCGAGACTGCGCGACCTGCAGACCGTTAACCCGATCTTCGGCCGCACGGGCAACCCCTGGGATGTCACGCGCACGCCGGGTGGTTCCAGTGGCGGCGCGGCGGCAGCGGTAGCCGCGGGGCTCGCTCCGCTGGAGATCGGCAGCGACGCCGGCGGCTCGATCCGCGTGCCGGCGCATCTGTGCGGCGTCTATGGCTTCAAGCCGACGCAGGCAACTGTGCCGATCACCGGCAGCTATGCAGATCCCCCCGACATACCGCGCAGCTTCCGATTGCTGTTCGACATAGGGCCCCTTGCACGTGGCGTCGACGACCTCATCCTTGCCCACCGCGTTATCGCCGGCGCCGACGGCCTCGACACCGAAGTGCCGCCGGTGGCGACGGACGAGGAGCCGGAGCCGCCGCTCGACCGGCTGCGCATAGCCTTCGCGCCGGAATTCCCCGGCGTGCCGACCGCTCGCGATATCGCCGATGCGATTGCCGGTCTTGCCAGCGCGATCGACGCCAGCGGCGCACGGGTCGGTCAGGCCCTGCCGTCACATGATTTCGCCGCCGAGCGGGCGCTGTTTTCGGACTTCATCACCTGGTATTCGCAGGCCTTCCAGCCGCCGCTGGAAAACTCGCCCACGCTGTCGACCTATCTCGAGGCGCTCAATCAGAGGGACGAATTCATCTACGCGTGGGAGCGCTTGTTCGGCGATTGGGACGTGCTCGTCTGTCCGGCGATGATGTGCACTGCTTTTCGCCACCGGGAGATGGGAATGCCGATTCCGGTCGATGGTGTCGAGACGCCCTATTGGAGCGCGCTCAGCCACGCCTGTCGCTTCAACCTGACAGGTCATCCGGCCGTCGTCATTCCGATCGGCCTCGACCGAGAAGGCCTGCCGATCGGCGCCCAGCTCGTCGGCCGCCGCCATTCGGACATGAAGCTGCTGGCGGCCGCCAAGGCGCTGTCGCGCCTGACCGACGGCTTTGTCAGGCCGCCGGGATTGTGA
- a CDS encoding aldo/keto reductase — protein MSLGKHKLGSQGLEVSAIGLGCMGMSQAYGPADEAESIATLHRAIELGCTFLDTAEVYGPFVNEELLGRALKGRRDQVTIATKFGFRIADGKQSGTDSRPEHIREVVDASLKRLATDRIDLLYQHRVDPSVPMEDVAGAVGELVAEGKVRFFGLSEAGIANIRRAHAVHPVSALQSEYSLWERNLEPEIIPALKELGIGLVPFAPLGRGFLAGDVRRAEDYPEGDFRRGDPRYQGENFDANVAAAATVRDIADAKGVKPGQIAIAWLLAKGPDFGIDIVPIPGTKRRTYLEENVAAADIALDATEMLGLDMALTPDKVSGPRYNERTMSLVDR, from the coding sequence ATGAGCCTCGGCAAACACAAACTCGGCAGCCAGGGGCTCGAAGTCTCGGCCATCGGCCTCGGCTGCATGGGCATGAGCCAGGCCTATGGGCCGGCCGACGAGGCGGAGTCGATCGCGACGCTGCACCGGGCGATCGAGCTCGGCTGCACCTTTCTCGACACCGCCGAGGTCTATGGGCCGTTCGTCAACGAGGAACTGCTTGGACGCGCGCTGAAAGGCCGGCGCGACCAGGTGACGATCGCGACGAAGTTCGGCTTCCGCATCGCCGACGGCAAGCAGTCCGGCACCGACAGCCGGCCCGAGCATATACGCGAGGTGGTCGACGCTTCGCTCAAACGGCTCGCCACCGACCGCATCGACCTGCTTTATCAGCACCGCGTCGACCCGTCGGTGCCGATGGAAGACGTCGCGGGCGCGGTCGGCGAATTGGTGGCCGAGGGCAAGGTGCGCTTCTTCGGCCTGTCGGAAGCGGGCATCGCCAACATCCGCCGCGCGCATGCCGTGCATCCTGTCTCGGCGCTGCAGAGCGAGTATTCGCTGTGGGAGCGCAACCTCGAGCCGGAGATCATCCCGGCGCTGAAGGAGCTGGGCATCGGCCTGGTGCCGTTCGCGCCGCTCGGCCGCGGCTTCCTCGCCGGCGACGTCAGGCGCGCGGAAGACTATCCCGAAGGCGATTTCCGCCGCGGCGACCCGCGCTACCAGGGCGAGAATTTCGACGCCAATGTCGCCGCGGCCGCCACGGTGCGAGACATCGCCGACGCCAAGGGGGTGAAGCCCGGCCAGATCGCAATCGCCTGGCTGCTCGCCAAAGGCCCCGATTTCGGCATCGACATCGTGCCGATCCCCGGCACCAAACGCCGGACCTATCTGGAAGAGAATGTCGCGGCGGCCGACATCGCGCTCGACGCCACCGAGATGCTCGGGCTCGACATGGCGCTGACGCCCGACAAGGTGTCAGGGCCGCGCTACAACGAGCGGACGATGTCTCTTGTGGACCGGTAG
- a CDS encoding ankyrin repeat domain-containing protein: MSASVEADDARGWSNLLIAAEKGDTEAVRAELAAGADITQADEDGWSALHLAAHNARIAALMTLIADPAIDVNSRNKWKSTPLSLAAAKGHYACIQALAAHPRIDIDARADYYGRTALIEAARNGHLDAVKLLVEHGADVNAADKTGRNSALIEAIKGRHFAVADYLLESRKVNFLNKDMRLNALIWAGSTRNGELIEKLEAAIHAFFEGK; encoded by the coding sequence GTGAGCGCAAGCGTGGAAGCCGACGACGCCAGGGGGTGGTCCAACCTGCTGATCGCGGCGGAGAAGGGCGACACCGAAGCCGTTCGGGCGGAACTCGCGGCAGGCGCCGACATCACCCAGGCCGACGAAGACGGCTGGTCGGCGCTGCATCTTGCCGCCCATAATGCCCGCATCGCGGCGCTCATGACGCTGATCGCGGATCCGGCAATCGACGTCAATTCCAGGAACAAATGGAAGAGCACGCCCTTGAGCCTGGCGGCGGCCAAGGGCCATTACGCCTGCATCCAGGCGCTGGCGGCCCATCCCCGTATCGATATCGATGCCCGTGCCGACTATTACGGCAGGACGGCGCTCATCGAAGCGGCAAGGAACGGACATCTCGATGCCGTCAAGCTGCTGGTCGAGCACGGCGCGGACGTCAATGCGGCCGACAAGACTGGACGCAACAGCGCCCTCATCGAAGCCATCAAGGGGCGGCACTTTGCGGTCGCTGACTATCTGCTCGAGTCCAGGAAGGTAAACTTCCTCAACAAGGACATGCGGCTCAACGCCCTGATCTGGGCCGGCAGCACCCGCAACGGCGAGCTCATCGAGAAACTGGAAGCGGCGATCCACGCGTTCTTCGAAGGCAAGTGA
- a CDS encoding glutathione S-transferase family protein, whose amino-acid sequence MLTLYDYLPSQNAWKVRVLLGLLGIAYETRIVSIFEGESHTEAFLKLNPAGAVPVLAVENGQAIAESNAILVLVAEGTSYLPVDRLARAKVMQWLFFEQYYVEPVIGSLRFWTLTGRLERNQALVAGKREAGARALGALERSLVDTPFLVGDALTIADIAVYAYAHRAEDCGFELADYPAVGAWMGRVSEAIGPDYPVHPYSIDPHSHA is encoded by the coding sequence ATGCTCACGCTCTACGACTATCTCCCCTCGCAAAATGCCTGGAAGGTTCGCGTCCTGCTCGGCCTGCTCGGTATCGCCTACGAAACCCGTATCGTCTCGATCTTCGAGGGCGAGAGCCACACGGAGGCCTTCCTGAAGCTCAACCCGGCGGGCGCCGTTCCGGTGCTCGCCGTGGAGAATGGCCAGGCGATCGCCGAGTCCAACGCGATCCTCGTCCTCGTTGCGGAAGGCACGTCCTATCTTCCGGTAGACCGGCTTGCCCGCGCCAAGGTGATGCAGTGGCTGTTCTTCGAGCAGTATTATGTCGAGCCGGTCATCGGCTCGCTGCGTTTCTGGACGCTGACCGGCCGCCTGGAGCGCAACCAGGCGCTAGTTGCCGGCAAGCGCGAAGCGGGCGCGCGGGCACTTGGCGCGCTGGAGCGCAGCTTGGTCGACACCCCTTTCCTGGTCGGCGACGCGCTCACCATTGCCGACATTGCTGTCTACGCCTACGCCCACCGCGCAGAAGATTGCGGTTTTGAGCTTGCCGATTATCCGGCGGTCGGTGCCTGGATGGGGCGCGTCAGCGAGGCGATCGGCCCGGACTATCCGGTGCATCCCTACAGCATCGATCCGCATTCGCACGCCTGA